One genomic window of Panicum hallii strain FIL2 chromosome 6, PHallii_v3.1, whole genome shotgun sequence includes the following:
- the LOC112896365 gene encoding ricin B-like lectin EULS3, producing MARLTAAAGLAWATLLVCVALGAGQAQPQANLAAWFPSGSLPPPVRIYSRQNDALNVAVRRGNVVFARADCSDDSQKWYPLYTSGSFSGRQPFSLVNAKTFQVMTIPSGSGQKVGLSGPTDATRAAREELWTPEKPTRADGFFQLFVTNNPALTLNGLRGVRSGSEVGIFSASPNSLNAIWKITSYPPCLP from the exons ATGGCAAGACTCACCGCAGCTGCCGGCTTAGCCTGGGCGACCTTGCTGGTGTGCGTTGCGCTCGGCGCCGGACAAGCTCAGCCTCAAGCAAACCTTGCTGCTTGGTTTCCTAGTGGATCCCTGCCACCGCCGGTGAGGATCTACTCCAGGCAGAACGACGCATTGAACGTGGCCGTACGCCGCGGCAACGTCGTCTTCGCAAGAGCCGACTGCTCGGACGACTCACAG AAATGGTACCCTCTGTACACCTCGGGATCCTTCTCCGGACGGCAGCCGTTTTCACTGGTGAACGCAAAGACGTTTCAGGTCATGACAATTCCATCAGGCAGTGGACAGAAG GTGGGACTGTCTGGCCCAACCGACGCAACCAGAGCCGCACGTGAGGAGCTGTGGACACCAGAGAAGCCGACGCGTGCTGACGGCTTCTTCCAACTGTTTGTTACCAATAACCCAGCTCTTACCCTCAATGGACTGAGGGGCGTGCGTAGCGGATCGGAGGTCGGGATCTTTTCCGCATCACCAAACTCACTGAACGCCATATGGAAGATTACTTCATACCCACCTTGCTTGCCCTGA